Proteins co-encoded in one Campylobacter ornithocola genomic window:
- a CDS encoding histidine phosphotransferase — MGILEQLELDYELEEIERFLYFFRSLCDVLEPLIVKLSSDGLKYKEALKDLEQNIHNVVWAAKRLNLDEIVNFCTFCEEIMQEATKFDGPASDEFVDWMFLVGEQLDRYCSDYEKNASFLSVFNPQIANVPDKISK; from the coding sequence ATGGGAATTTTAGAGCAATTAGAGTTAGATTACGAGCTTGAAGAAATCGAGCGTTTTTTGTATTTTTTTAGAAGTCTTTGTGATGTTTTAGAGCCTTTGATAGTAAAATTAAGCAGTGATGGCTTAAAGTACAAAGAAGCTTTAAAAGACTTAGAGCAAAACATCCACAATGTAGTTTGGGCTGCTAAAAGATTAAATTTAGATGAAATTGTAAATTTTTGCACATTTTGTGAAGAGATTATGCAAGAAGCAACTAAATTTGATGGTCCTGCTAGTGATGAATTTGTAGATTGGATGTTTTTAGTAGGTGAACAGCTTGATAGATATTGCAGTGATTATGAAAAAAATGCTTCTTTTTTAAGTGTATTTAATCCTCAAATTGCAAATGTTCCTGATAAAATTTCTAAATAA
- the ruvB gene encoding Holliday junction branch migration DNA helicase RuvB, which translates to MDRIVEIEKFSPDETYETSLRPSNFDGYIGQENIKKNLEIFIKAAKKRNECLDHILFSGPAGLGKTTLANIISYEMNANIKTTAAPMIEKSGDLAAILTNLSEGDILFIDEIHRLSPAIEEVLYPAMEDFRLDIIIGSGPAAQTIKIDLPKFTLIGATTRAGMLSNPLRDRFGMQFRLEFYKNEELAIILEKAALKLNKTCEKKASLEIAKRSRSTPRIALRLLKRVRDFADVNDEEIISEKRAKEALDSLGVNELGFDAMDLRYLELLTEAKRKPIGLSSIAAALSEDENTIEDVIEPYLLANGYIERTAKGRIASLKSFDVLKLKYNKGLFDEK; encoded by the coding sequence ATGGATAGAATTGTAGAGATTGAAAAATTCTCCCCTGATGAAACTTATGAAACAAGCCTTAGACCTTCAAATTTTGATGGCTACATAGGACAAGAAAATATTAAAAAAAATTTAGAAATTTTTATCAAAGCTGCTAAAAAAAGAAATGAATGCCTAGATCATATCCTTTTTAGTGGACCTGCAGGGCTTGGTAAGACAACTCTAGCCAACATTATCTCTTATGAAATGAATGCAAATATCAAAACTACTGCTGCACCCATGATAGAAAAAAGCGGAGATTTGGCTGCGATTTTAACTAACCTTAGCGAGGGGGATATTTTATTTATCGATGAAATTCATCGTTTAAGTCCTGCCATAGAAGAAGTGCTTTATCCTGCTATGGAAGATTTTCGTCTTGATATTATCATCGGTAGCGGTCCTGCTGCACAAACGATAAAAATTGATTTGCCTAAATTTACACTCATTGGTGCTACTACAAGAGCAGGTATGCTAAGCAATCCTTTACGCGATCGCTTTGGTATGCAATTTCGCTTAGAATTTTATAAAAATGAAGAACTTGCTATCATTTTAGAAAAAGCAGCCCTAAAGCTTAATAAGACTTGTGAAAAAAAAGCTTCTTTAGAAATAGCCAAACGCAGTCGTTCCACCCCAAGGATTGCACTAAGATTACTTAAGCGTGTAAGAGACTTTGCTGATGTTAATGATGAGGAAATCATTAGCGAAAAAAGAGCTAAAGAAGCACTTGATTCTTTAGGGGTAAATGAGCTTGGTTTTGATGCGATGGATTTGCGGTATTTAGAACTTTTAACTGAAGCTAAAAGAAAACCCATAGGACTTTCAAGTATAGCTGCAGCATTAAGCGAAGATGAAAATACTATAGAAGATGTGATAGAGCCATATTTACTAGCAAATGGCTATATAGAAAGAACAGCCAAAGGTCGTATCGCGAGTTTAAAAAGCTTTGATGTGTTAAAACTAAAATATAACAAAGGTTTATTTGATGAAAAGTAG
- a CDS encoding DEAD/DEAH box helicase family protein: MFNKKLHELLQEEFGKRGIEQIEIPFYVKENLSKELRIYQEKALKYYYANFDSIKQRHLMFNMATGSGKTLIMAALMLDCYKKGYKDFIFFVNSTSILEKTKANFANKYSSKYLFKENINIDSKNIEINIINNLFESKDECINIYFTTIQALFSLFKNERENSLSFEDLKDKKLVFLADEAHHLNSDTKNKNENEIKEGWEAIVKRAYESNNENLLFEFSATIPQEFNVLEKYQDKIIYEYTLKEFCKDGYSKRIFLVKYDNNELEYRFLGAVLCSLYRELLAQKYNIVLKPVILFKSESIKESMQNQEKFIDFIDNLESLHIEDFYKNINKESDLLNKSLEFFKKEYQNTYAKTIVNFLKNNFKPLFILNTNDDKELEKNQILLNSLEDKNNQIRVIFCVDKLNEGWDVLNLFDIVRLGNKKSSKAITTKEAQLIGRGARYYPFKSDLFYFDDEFKFRRKFDNDLDNELNALERLSYHTRNDVEFIKNLNESMNKEGLLFEEEKKRVDLIVNEKIKEIIKNSKIYCANNKRIKKRDLKNFSITRIEMEQKIKGLQIPYFSNSIKESEEKFEEIKEEYDLQKLSKLDNIDNKYFLKAMNILGVDFKNINENFNFESKKDFIENCLKDIYVCFSKKQKFNQENNLEIAKYVLENFKSLKQRIKQEYEVSEFQTHKFNIGNKVVFKNNDKFEEMNFEWLYHKTFCFDSNLEKEFLNFIENKKDEINKVFSKWFVIRNEGFEEFKIYDNRKDKVTYAMGFEPDFIFFGKKNKDDDNFLSIQCFIEIKGEYLAGAKDTWKEEFLETLKGKIISTEYNKDLTLQSLPFFINKDIKINDKFVSSFDEFLI; encoded by the coding sequence ATGTTTAATAAAAAACTACACGAGCTTTTACAAGAAGAATTTGGAAAAAGAGGCATAGAACAAATAGAAATTCCTTTTTATGTAAAAGAGAATTTATCAAAAGAATTAAGAATTTATCAAGAAAAAGCTCTAAAGTATTATTATGCAAATTTTGATAGCATAAAACAAAGACATTTAATGTTTAATATGGCAACAGGAAGTGGAAAAACACTTATAATGGCGGCTTTAATGCTAGATTGTTATAAAAAAGGTTATAAAGATTTTATATTTTTTGTAAATTCTACTTCTATTTTAGAAAAAACAAAAGCAAATTTTGCTAACAAGTATTCAAGCAAATATCTTTTTAAAGAAAATATAAATATAGATTCTAAAAATATAGAAATTAACATCATTAACAATCTTTTTGAAAGTAAAGATGAATGTATCAATATATATTTTACAACTATACAAGCTTTATTTTCTCTTTTTAAAAATGAAAGAGAAAATTCTTTAAGCTTTGAAGATTTAAAAGATAAAAAGCTTGTATTTTTAGCCGATGAAGCTCATCATTTAAATAGTGATACTAAAAATAAAAATGAAAATGAGATTAAAGAAGGTTGGGAGGCTATTGTAAAAAGAGCTTATGAAAGTAATAATGAAAATTTATTATTTGAATTTAGTGCTACTATTCCGCAAGAATTTAATGTATTAGAAAAATATCAAGATAAAATTATTTATGAATATACTTTAAAAGAATTTTGTAAAGATGGATACTCTAAACGCATATTTTTAGTTAAATATGATAATAATGAGTTAGAATATAGATTTTTAGGAGCAGTACTTTGTAGTCTTTATAGAGAGTTATTAGCTCAAAAATATAATATAGTTTTAAAACCTGTTATTTTATTCAAAAGTGAATCTATAAAAGAATCTATGCAAAATCAAGAAAAATTTATAGATTTTATAGATAATTTAGAAAGCTTGCATATAGAAGATTTTTATAAAAATATAAACAAAGAAAGTGATCTTTTAAATAAAAGTTTAGAGTTTTTTAAAAAAGAATATCAAAATACTTATGCAAAAACTATTGTAAATTTTTTAAAAAACAATTTTAAACCACTTTTTATATTAAATACAAATGACGATAAAGAACTCGAAAAAAATCAAATTTTACTTAATAGTTTGGAAGATAAAAATAATCAAATAAGAGTTATTTTTTGCGTTGATAAACTTAATGAAGGTTGGGATGTTTTAAATCTTTTTGATATAGTTAGGCTTGGAAATAAAAAATCAAGTAAGGCTATAACCACTAAAGAAGCACAACTTATAGGAAGAGGTGCTAGATATTATCCTTTCAAAAGCGATTTGTTTTATTTTGACGATGAGTTTAAATTTAGAAGAAAATTTGACAATGACTTAGATAATGAATTAAATGCATTAGAAAGATTAAGCTATCACACTAGAAATGATGTAGAATTTATTAAAAATCTTAATGAAAGTATGAATAAAGAAGGATTATTATTTGAAGAAGAAAAAAAGCGCGTGGATTTAATAGTAAATGAAAAAATAAAAGAGATTATTAAAAATAGCAAAATTTATTGTGCTAATAATAAAAGAATTAAAAAGCGTGATTTGAAAAATTTTAGTATTACAAGAATTGAGATGGAGCAAAAAATAAAAGGTTTGCAAATTCCTTATTTTTCAAATTCTATAAAAGAAAGTGAAGAGAAATTTGAAGAAATAAAAGAAGAATATGATCTTCAAAAACTTTCAAAACTAGATAATATAGATAATAAATATTTTTTAAAAGCAATGAATATATTAGGGGTTGATTTTAAAAATATAAATGAAAATTTTAATTTTGAAAGTAAAAAAGATTTTATAGAAAATTGTTTAAAAGATATATATGTGTGTTTTTCAAAAAAACAAAAATTTAATCAAGAAAATAATCTTGAAATAGCTAAATATGTTTTAGAAAATTTCAAATCATTAAAACAAAGAATAAAACAAGAATATGAAGTAAGTGAGTTTCAAACTCATAAATTTAATATAGGTAATAAAGTAGTATTTAAAAATAATGATAAATTTGAAGAAATGAATTTTGAATGGCTTTATCATAAAACTTTTTGTTTTGATAGTAATTTAGAAAAAGAATTTTTAAATTTTATAGAAAATAAAAAAGATGAGATAAATAAAGTGTTTTCTAAATGGTTTGTTATAAGAAATGAAGGCTTTGAAGAATTTAAAATTTACGATAATAGAAAAGATAAAGTTACTTATGCAATGGGATTTGAACCTGATTTTATTTTCTTTGGTAAGAAAAATAAAGATGATGATAATTTTTTAAGCATACAATGTTTTATAGAAATAAAAGGAGAGTATTTAGCTGGAGCAAAAGATACCTGGAAAGAAGAATTCTTAGAAACTTTAAAAGGAAAAATAATATCTACTGAATATAATAAAGATTTAACTCTTCAGTCTTTGCCATTTTTTATAAATAAAGACATTAAGATAAATGATAAATTTGTTAGTAGTTTTGATGAATTTTTAATATAA
- a CDS encoding MFS transporter — protein MLKTVLPLSFIVGTRFFGLFIVLPVLSLYALNLKGANEFLVGLLVGVYALTQMALQVPFGMISDKIGRKKTMLIGLVVFIIGSLVCSYADDIYTMMFGRLLQGAGAIGAVATAMISDFINEENRGKAMAIMGSFIGLSFAASLVLSPLMSAKFGLSSLFDLSAILSLICIVLLFSVVPKEHTIVHENTKTPLKKLLKEKNLALMNLTNCMQKMLMSVAFLSIPLVLVHEFNYPSENLWHVYVSSMVLGFLAMGLSGSLGEKRGLSKEILLLGVAFFIIAYVIFAFSHNALVFMVGVVVFFIGFNLHEPIMQSCASKFAKVNEKGAALGVFNAFGYFGSFLGGVVGGYFLHHFSLVTLAFILIALSLIWFILLLFLQSPADFKNIYLSLETKHDLNMIKSINGVLDVYKNSKFLVVKYNKKIINEEELKSKI, from the coding sequence ATGTTAAAAACCGTTTTACCTTTGTCTTTTATCGTAGGAACTAGATTTTTTGGATTGTTTATAGTTTTACCGGTTTTAAGTTTATATGCTTTAAATTTAAAAGGAGCTAATGAGTTTTTAGTAGGGCTTTTAGTAGGCGTGTATGCCTTAACTCAAATGGCATTACAAGTTCCTTTTGGTATGATTTCAGATAAAATAGGACGTAAAAAAACCATGTTAATAGGACTTGTGGTATTTATCATAGGTTCTTTGGTGTGTTCATATGCTGATGATATTTATACGATGATGTTTGGAAGATTGTTGCAAGGAGCAGGGGCTATAGGAGCAGTGGCCACTGCTATGATAAGTGATTTTATCAATGAAGAAAATCGTGGCAAGGCTATGGCTATCATGGGTTCATTTATAGGGCTTTCTTTTGCGGCTTCTTTGGTGCTTTCTCCATTAATGAGTGCTAAATTTGGGCTTTCTAGTTTGTTTGATTTGAGTGCAATTTTGAGTTTGATTTGTATAGTGCTTTTATTTAGTGTTGTACCAAAAGAGCATACAATAGTACATGAAAATACTAAAACCCCATTAAAAAAACTTTTAAAAGAAAAAAACCTAGCCTTAATGAATCTTACCAATTGTATGCAAAAAATGCTTATGAGTGTAGCATTTTTAAGCATCCCTTTGGTTTTGGTGCATGAGTTTAACTACCCAAGTGAGAATTTATGGCATGTTTATGTTAGTTCTATGGTGCTTGGCTTTTTGGCTATGGGTTTATCAGGATCTTTAGGAGAAAAAAGAGGTTTAAGTAAAGAAATTTTACTTTTAGGTGTGGCATTTTTTATCATTGCTTATGTTATATTTGCCTTTTCGCATAATGCCTTAGTGTTTATGGTAGGTGTTGTAGTGTTTTTTATAGGATTTAACCTACATGAGCCTATCATGCAAAGTTGTGCGAGTAAATTTGCTAAGGTAAATGAAAAAGGTGCGGCTTTAGGTGTGTTTAATGCTTTTGGTTATTTTGGAAGCTTTTTAGGTGGTGTTGTAGGGGGATATTTTTTACATCATTTTAGCTTAGTTACTCTTGCTTTTATTTTGATAGCCTTGTCTTTGATTTGGTTTATCTTACTTTTATTTTTACAAAGTCCAGCTGATTTTAAAAATATCTATTTATCTTTAGAAACAAAACACGATTTAAATATGATTAAAAGTATAAATGGGGTTTTAGATGTATATAAAAACTCTAAATTTCTAGTGGTAAAATATAATAAAAAAATCATCAACGAAGAAGAACTTAAGTCTAAAATTTAG
- a CDS encoding site-specific DNA-methyltransferase codes for MLKDKLLQDLQERFETLGQVRNLAQNYDEKLFDYLLEESEYKEEFKSRFFIFNKKALIFKINEFLTFLDLKNLSGSFTSYANKIGLANKTKSLLKTNNEVVLNFAFKDGVIKGGQSKDETKSKEIFFNEILARDEIDVLFSLKALCGFKLIGGGDLKNSLLDTNLLLKGNNLLALHSLKCKYANKVKLIYIDPPYNTGNDSFNYNDKFNHSTWLTFMKNRLEIAREFLRDDGVIFVQCDDNEQAYLKVLMDEIFGRDNFINTITCKVKSPSGVGSGKKAFFDCAEYILCYTKNKLMWNFKVLKIDTSIIGSDVDKTKNNYNKIFLKLDLSKKIQLSESENIYYLNKKDYDISNIPSNNKTKDFFYKNIDYIFRTAPNYNESKIRNIISLSNIDSDLFIIEQEGKQKLIYKNEDVLMLKNFSKIDKKNKYLIKLDYITNIFTDDFWQGISNEGQITLKNGKKPEALLQRIIEISTNENDIVMDFFAGSGTTLAVAHKMKRKWIGIEQMDYIKDITKERLKKVIEGEQGGISKAVQWQGGGSFVYAELMPLNAIYKEKIKNLNDEKELDSIYQELKTKAFLDYRVDINEILKDKDFKELSLEDKKQILNLALDYNMDYVLYGDIKDKDYALSKETIKLNEIFYGDENV; via the coding sequence ATGCTAAAAGATAAATTATTGCAAGATTTGCAAGAACGCTTTGAAACTTTAGGACAAGTTAGAAATTTAGCACAAAATTATGATGAGAAATTATTTGATTATCTTTTAGAAGAAAGTGAATATAAAGAAGAATTTAAAAGTAGATTTTTTATTTTTAATAAAAAAGCTTTGATTTTTAAAATAAATGAATTTTTAACATTTTTAGATCTTAAAAATTTAAGTGGTAGTTTCACAAGCTATGCTAACAAAATAGGACTTGCAAATAAAACAAAATCTCTTTTAAAAACAAATAACGAAGTAGTATTAAATTTTGCTTTTAAAGATGGTGTTATAAAAGGCGGACAAAGCAAAGATGAGACAAAAAGTAAAGAAATATTTTTTAATGAAATATTAGCTCGTGATGAAATAGATGTTTTATTTTCTCTAAAGGCTTTGTGTGGCTTTAAGCTCATAGGGGGGGGGGATTTAAAAAATTCACTTTTAGATACTAATTTACTTCTTAAGGGAAATAATCTTTTAGCCTTACATTCTTTAAAATGTAAATACGCAAATAAAGTAAAACTTATCTATATTGATCCACCTTATAATACAGGTAATGATAGTTTTAATTACAATGATAAATTTAATCATTCTACTTGGCTTACTTTTATGAAAAATCGTTTAGAAATCGCTAGAGAATTTTTAAGAGATGATGGTGTGATTTTTGTGCAATGTGATGATAATGAGCAAGCGTATTTAAAAGTGCTTATGGATGAAATTTTTGGAAGAGATAATTTTATTAATACTATTACTTGTAAGGTAAAATCACCTAGTGGTGTTGGTAGCGGAAAAAAAGCATTTTTTGATTGTGCTGAATATATATTATGTTATACGAAAAATAAATTGATGTGGAATTTTAAGGTTTTGAAAATTGATACTTCTATTATAGGAAGTGATGTTGATAAAACTAAAAATAACTATAATAAGATATTTTTAAAACTTGATTTATCAAAAAAGATACAACTTTCTGAAAGTGAAAATATATACTATCTTAACAAAAAAGATTATGATATAAGTAATATACCGAGTAATAATAAAACTAAAGATTTTTTTTATAAAAATATAGATTATATATTTAGAACTGCACCTAATTATAATGAGAGTAAAATAAGAAATATTATAAGCTTAAGCAATATAGATAGTGATTTATTTATTATTGAACAAGAAGGAAAGCAAAAATTAATTTATAAAAATGAAGATGTTTTAATGCTTAAAAATTTTTCAAAAATTGATAAAAAAAATAAATATCTTATAAAATTGGATTATATAACAAATATTTTTACTGATGATTTTTGGCAGGGCATATCAAACGAAGGGCAAATTACATTAAAAAATGGTAAAAAACCTGAAGCCTTACTTCAAAGAATAATTGAAATTTCCACAAATGAAAACGACATAGTAATGGATTTTTTTGCAGGAAGTGGCACCACTTTAGCAGTAGCACATAAAATGAAACGCAAATGGATAGGCATAGAGCAAATGGATTATATAAAAGACATTACAAAAGAAAGACTTAAAAAAGTCATAGAGGGTGAACAAGGTGGTATTAGTAAGGCAGTGCAATGGCAAGGTGGTGGGAGCTTTGTTTATGCTGAGCTTATGCCACTTAATGCAATTTATAAAGAAAAAATAAAAAATTTAAATGATGAAAAAGAACTAGATAGTATTTATCAAGAGTTAAAAACTAAAGCTTTTTTAGATTATAGAGTAGATATAAATGAAATTTTAAAAGATAAAGATTTTAAAGAGTTAAGCTTAGAAGATAAAAAGCAAATTTTAAATTTAGCATTAGATTATAATATGGATTATGTTTTATATGGTGATATAAAAGATAAAGATTATGCCTTGTCTAAAGAAACAATAAAACTTAATGAAATATTTTATGGTGATGAAAATGTTTAA
- a CDS encoding AI-2E family transporter produces MKSSNFFLISFILIILFWVLFLFKPFLMNIAIASLMAVSTSNVNVKFLSIFKGKKVVAAAATTAFMLALFFIPFVYAIIELVKAAKGFDISYFHNTIEYFKNYSLHLPESLSFIEPKIKEALASIDLNSISKNILTYLSSATKFGTKFLTDMVLICVFYFFANLYGAQLIGYIKTIVPMKKEETQGILSEVSNVMSVVFYSMVLNAILQGILFAIIVKFYGYDAILMGILFCFSSLIPVVGGALVYVPVSLYEFANNNLSGALIIFIYSVVMISFIADTLVKPYIIKWINTKLVQIPTQINELLIFFAMIAGISSFGFWGIILGPAILTFFISTLKLYVILKEKHFL; encoded by the coding sequence ATGAAAAGTAGTAACTTTTTCTTGATTAGCTTTATTTTAATCATTTTATTTTGGGTGCTTTTTTTATTTAAACCTTTTTTGATGAATATAGCCATAGCAAGTTTGATGGCTGTTTCTACTTCAAATGTTAATGTTAAATTTTTGAGTATCTTCAAAGGCAAAAAAGTTGTCGCAGCTGCTGCTACTACCGCTTTTATGTTAGCTTTGTTTTTTATACCTTTTGTTTATGCCATCATCGAACTAGTAAAAGCTGCAAAAGGTTTTGACATAAGCTATTTTCACAATACCATAGAGTATTTTAAAAATTATTCTTTACATTTACCTGAGTCTTTAAGTTTTATAGAGCCTAAAATCAAAGAAGCATTAGCAAGTATTGATTTAAATTCCATCTCCAAAAACATTTTAACCTATCTTTCAAGTGCAACTAAATTTGGTACAAAATTTTTAACCGATATGGTGTTAATTTGCGTATTTTATTTCTTTGCTAATCTTTATGGAGCCCAACTCATTGGCTATATAAAAACCATAGTACCTATGAAAAAAGAAGAAACACAAGGCATTTTAAGCGAAGTGAGTAATGTAATGTCTGTTGTGTTTTACTCTATGGTGTTAAATGCTATTTTACAAGGGATACTTTTTGCTATTATAGTGAAATTTTATGGCTATGATGCTATCTTGATGGGGATATTATTTTGCTTTAGTTCTTTGATACCTGTAGTAGGCGGAGCTTTAGTTTATGTGCCTGTTTCGCTATATGAATTTGCAAACAACAACCTAAGTGGTGCTTTGATAATTTTCATCTATAGTGTGGTAATGATATCTTTTATTGCAGATACTTTAGTAAAACCTTATATCATCAAATGGATCAACACAAAACTTGTTCAAATTCCAACGCAAATTAACGAACTTTTAATTTTCTTTGCAATGATAGCAGGAATTTCAAGCTTTGGTTTTTGGGGTATTATCCTCGGGCCTGCTATTTTGACTTTTTTTATTTCAACTTTAAAATTATATGTAATTTTAAAAGAAAAGCATTTCCTATAA
- a CDS encoding non-canonical purine NTP pyrophosphatase, whose amino-acid sequence MKKKLKIILATSNTHKVEEIKKFLTTYEIYALNEIITPFEIIEDGASFKENALIKSKAIFNALDKKQDEFITLSDDSGISVEALDNAPGIFSARYSQEGTDEANRKKLIQALHEKNLHQSKAFYTAAIAISSKYGHFSTHGYMHGLAIDTPKGNNGFGYDPLFIPKGFDKTLGELDEQVKLKISHRSQALMFATYILRVLEKME is encoded by the coding sequence ATGAAGAAAAAATTAAAAATCATTCTAGCAACTTCTAATACACACAAAGTAGAAGAAATCAAAAAATTTTTAACTACTTATGAAATTTATGCCTTAAACGAAATCATCACTCCTTTTGAGATCATCGAAGATGGTGCAAGTTTTAAAGAAAATGCTTTGATAAAATCTAAGGCTATTTTTAATGCTTTAGATAAAAAACAAGATGAATTTATTACCTTAAGCGATGATAGCGGTATAAGCGTAGAGGCTTTGGATAATGCACCAGGGATTTTTTCTGCAAGATACTCTCAAGAAGGCACTGATGAGGCTAATAGAAAAAAACTCATTCAAGCTTTACATGAAAAAAACCTACACCAAAGTAAAGCTTTTTACACTGCAGCCATAGCTATAAGCTCAAAGTATGGACATTTTAGCACACATGGATATATGCATGGTCTTGCTATTGACACTCCAAAGGGTAATAATGGCTTTGGTTATGATCCTTTATTTATCCCAAAAGGTTTTGATAAAACTTTAGGTGAATTAGATGAGCAAGTAAAATTAAAAATTTCACACCGCTCGCAAGCTCTAATGTTTGCTACTTATATCTTAAGAGTATTAGAAAAGATGGAGTAA
- a CDS encoding filamentous hemagglutinin N-terminal domain-containing protein, translated as MLFSSSFALPSGGKFTHDTSGSISINGKEMNIAGNKQNSIIQWGGGFSINKGESVNFKGQGQNYLNIAHGTSKSTIDGLLNASGNNVFLINPNGVIITKNGTINANRFVASTSSMSDNDMKAFADLTKEQGASFSPIFKPHKAGNVVNMGNINANNVLLIGNKVDIQGGRLGNEKSTTHLVGKNVYIDADSTNLNSTINVTATEGGYIQRQMINFANDGYRFGNNVNIQTTNYTDSSGTTHIGSSNFKKALTIGNMGDEKKNAIEWWHFAKGWNEDLGDIRNIDEFRLVGNIDFSGNQGKGVEGKDWQNYANFWVDLNGDGVKQDNEFTNMIVGYGNSRRANNNNEPWVSFYSAFTKTFDGQGYTLKNINIDIPELPNIPKGPAAAIGIFGSAIGSTFKNINIDYLKGRDCCWW; from the coding sequence TTGCTCTTTTCATCTTCTTTTGCTTTACCTAGTGGAGGTAAATTTACTCATGACACTAGTGGGAGTATAAGTATTAATGGCAAAGAGATGAATATTGCAGGCAATAAACAAAACTCTATCATACAATGGGGTGGTGGTTTTAGTATAAATAAGGGTGAAAGTGTAAACTTTAAAGGTCAAGGACAAAACTACCTAAACATTGCTCATGGAACAAGTAAATCTACTATAGATGGGTTATTAAATGCAAGTGGTAATAATGTCTTTTTAATCAATCCTAATGGAGTAATCATTACTAAAAATGGAACCATCAATGCTAATCGCTTTGTGGCTTCTACTTCATCTATGAGTGATAATGATATGAAAGCATTTGCTGATTTAACCAAAGAGCAAGGTGCTTCTTTCTCTCCTATATTTAAACCACATAAAGCAGGTAATGTAGTGAATATGGGTAATATTAATGCTAATAATGTATTACTTATAGGGAATAAGGTAGATATACAAGGTGGTAGGTTAGGTAATGAAAAATCTACTACGCATTTAGTTGGAAAAAATGTATATATAGATGCAGATAGCACAAATTTAAATTCCACTATCAATGTAACAGCTACAGAGGGTGGCTATATACAAAGACAAATGATAAATTTTGCAAATGATGGTTATAGATTTGGAAATAATGTAAATATACAAACTACAAATTATACAGATTCTAGTGGCACAACTCACATAGGAAGCTCTAATTTCAAAAAAGCTCTAACCATAGGTAATATGGGTGATGAAAAGAAAAATGCTATAGAGTGGTGGCACTTTGCAAAAGGTTGGAATGAAGATTTAGGTGATATTAGAAATATAGATGAGTTTAGATTAGTAGGAAATATTGACTTTAGTGGTAATCAAGGTAAAGGTGTAGAAGGTAAGGACTGGCAAAACTATGCAAACTTTTGGGTGGACTTGAACGGTGATGGTGTAAAACAAGATAATGAATTTACTAATATGATAGTGGGCTATGGAAATTCCCGTAGAGCTAACAATAACAATGAGCCTTGGGTGTCTTTTTATAGTGCTTTTACTAAAACTTTTGATGGACAAGGATATACACTTAAAAATATTAATATAGATATACCTGAGTTACCAAATATTCCAAAAGGACCTGCTGCTGCAATAGGTATATTTGGATCAGCTATTGGTTCTACTTTTAAAAATATTAATATAGATTATCTTAAAGGGAGGGATTGTTGTTGGTGGTAA